The following proteins are co-located in the Paludibaculum fermentans genome:
- a CDS encoding cupin domain-containing protein yields MQPVSLREKFAQFQEHWSPKTVGELNGQAVRLVKFQGEFVWHHHEDEDEMFLVVQGRFRMDFRDHACWLSEGEFLIVPRGVEHRPVADEEVHVLLFEPVTTINTGNAGGDLTAPTTHL; encoded by the coding sequence ATGCAGCCCGTCAGCCTACGCGAGAAATTCGCGCAATTCCAGGAGCACTGGAGCCCGAAAACGGTAGGCGAGCTGAACGGGCAGGCGGTCCGGCTGGTGAAGTTTCAAGGCGAGTTCGTCTGGCATCACCACGAGGACGAAGACGAAATGTTCCTGGTGGTGCAGGGCCGCTTCCGCATGGATTTTCGAGACCATGCCTGCTGGCTATCGGAAGGTGAGTTCCTGATCGTGCCACGGGGCGTGGAACACCGCCCCGTGGCCGATGAAGAAGTCCATGTGCTGTTATTCGAACCGGTAACCACCATCAATACCGGCAATGCCGGGGGCGATTTGACTGCCCCGACCACGCACCTCTAA
- the galU gene encoding UTP--glucose-1-phosphate uridylyltransferase GalU, whose translation MIPKVRKAVYPAAGLGTRFLPATKAMPKEMLPLVDKPLIQYGIEEAIHSGIHNIVIVTGRGKTAIEDHFDVSFELEHLLEMRKKTDVLAAIRGISDMIDVAYVRQKEALGLGHAVHRAKELVGPEPFAVVLSDDVIDAPTPCLQQLLNVYGFFGCSVLALMEVPKDQISAYGVVQAEPVSHNGENGRLFRIHNLVEKPKAEDAPSNLAIIGRYILTPEIFQSIEAIEPGRGGEIQLTDALKHLLASRPVYGYKFEGQRFDAGDKLGFLKATVEFALKREDLGGPFREYLQSITL comes from the coding sequence ATGATACCGAAAGTGCGCAAAGCCGTCTACCCGGCCGCAGGTCTGGGGACCCGCTTCCTGCCTGCCACTAAGGCGATGCCCAAGGAAATGCTGCCCCTTGTGGACAAGCCCCTCATCCAGTACGGCATCGAAGAGGCGATCCACTCAGGCATTCACAACATCGTGATCGTCACGGGCCGCGGGAAGACCGCGATTGAAGATCATTTCGACGTCAGTTTCGAGTTGGAGCATCTCCTCGAGATGCGCAAAAAGACCGACGTGCTGGCCGCCATCCGGGGCATCTCCGACATGATCGATGTGGCCTATGTCCGCCAGAAGGAGGCGCTCGGACTCGGACATGCCGTCCACCGCGCCAAGGAACTGGTGGGCCCTGAGCCTTTTGCCGTCGTCCTGTCCGATGACGTCATCGACGCGCCCACTCCCTGTCTTCAGCAGCTCCTGAATGTCTACGGGTTTTTCGGCTGCTCCGTGCTGGCCCTCATGGAAGTCCCCAAGGACCAGATTTCGGCCTACGGCGTAGTCCAGGCCGAACCCGTGTCGCATAACGGCGAAAACGGCCGCCTGTTCCGGATCCACAACCTGGTGGAGAAGCCCAAGGCCGAGGATGCGCCGTCGAACCTGGCGATCATCGGGCGGTATATCCTGACGCCCGAGATCTTCCAGTCCATCGAAGCGATCGAACCCGGGCGCGGGGGCGAGATCCAGCTCACCGATGCGCTGAAACACCTGCTGGCCAGCCGCCCGGTGTATGGCTACAAGTTCGAAGGACAGCGCTTCGACGCCGGCGATAAGTTGGGGTTCCTGAAGGCGACCGTGGAGTTCGCCCTGAAGCGGGAGGATCTGGGCGGCCCGTTCCGCGAGTATCTGCAGTCGATCACGTTGTAG
- a CDS encoding tetratricopeptide repeat protein has translation MPRREDNLDSETRPSAELRNLAFELFQRACQLQQQSEFELAAELYRKSIQVHPTAEAHCFLGWTYHSQGRLHDAITECRKAIEVDPDFGNPYNDTGVYLIELGRPQEAIEWLERATTCTRYQTYHYPWYNLGRAYLTLELFSRARECFQNALDIEPHYGLAAEALQRVRLLIQ, from the coding sequence ATGCCGCGGCGCGAAGACAACCTCGACAGCGAAACACGGCCCAGCGCGGAGCTGCGCAACCTGGCCTTTGAGCTATTCCAGCGCGCGTGCCAACTGCAGCAGCAATCTGAATTCGAACTCGCGGCTGAACTCTATCGCAAGTCCATCCAGGTGCATCCCACCGCCGAGGCGCACTGCTTCCTGGGCTGGACCTATCACTCCCAAGGCCGCCTGCATGACGCGATCACGGAGTGCCGCAAGGCGATTGAGGTGGACCCGGATTTCGGCAACCCCTACAACGACACCGGAGTCTACCTGATCGAACTCGGGCGGCCGCAGGAGGCGATTGAGTGGCTGGAGCGGGCCACCACCTGCACCCGCTACCAGACCTATCACTACCCCTGGTACAACCTCGGACGCGCCTATTTGACGCTCGAACTGTTCTCGCGAGCCCGCGAGTGCTTCCAGAATGCCCTGGATATCGAGCCGCACTACGGCCTTGCCGCCGAGGCCCTGCAGCGCGTCAGACTGCTGATCCAATAA
- a CDS encoding 4Fe-4S dicluster domain-containing protein has product MAYVIAEPCVGTKDTACVDACPVDCIHPKKDEPAFETSELLYIDPVECIDCGACVPVCPVSAIFALDDLPEKWAEYTAKNAAYYGQ; this is encoded by the coding sequence ATGGCGTACGTAATCGCTGAACCTTGCGTCGGAACGAAAGATACTGCCTGTGTGGATGCTTGTCCGGTCGACTGTATCCACCCTAAGAAAGATGAGCCGGCGTTTGAGACCAGCGAACTGCTCTATATCGACCCGGTCGAATGCATCGACTGCGGCGCGTGTGTGCCCGTCTGCCCTGTTTCCGCGATCTTCGCGCTCGACGATCTGCCGGAGAAGTGGGCGGAGTACACGGCCAAGAACGCGGCCTACTACGGTCAGTAA
- a CDS encoding GntR family transcriptional regulator: MSKSEPFRFRLDNATGVPVYRQLIDQVQLAIASGAMRGGDQLPTVRQVAVDLAINPNTVMRAYRELEIRGTLATQQGLGTFVSLKRVEPDHVQHDARLSRLAAECAARAGAEGFSVRELIGRLADLVPDNEPES, from the coding sequence ATGAGCAAGTCAGAACCATTCCGGTTTCGATTGGACAACGCCACTGGCGTTCCGGTCTATCGACAACTGATTGACCAGGTTCAGCTAGCTATTGCCTCCGGAGCCATGCGGGGCGGCGACCAGCTGCCCACCGTCCGCCAGGTGGCCGTGGACCTGGCTATTAACCCCAATACTGTGATGCGTGCATACCGTGAACTCGAAATCCGTGGCACCCTTGCCACGCAACAGGGGCTCGGCACGTTCGTCTCGTTGAAACGGGTCGAACCGGACCATGTGCAGCACGACGCCCGGCTGAGCCGCCTGGCCGCCGAATGTGCCGCGCGCGCCGGAGCAGAAGGCTTCAGTGTCCGCGAACTGATTGGCCGGCTGGCCGATCTGGTGCCCGATAACGAGCCCGAATCCTAA
- a CDS encoding slipin family protein produces MFPKGFSVNTGSSSVVRAQPVSSIGATVFAICVLIGVALGASLKMPLVVLAFVLLGIYFLFAIKVAQQWERVAVMRLGKYQGLKGPGIFTIVPIVDELSDFIDQRIRVTDVKAESSLTRDAVPVFVDAIVFWVVWNAEKSILEVENFFSAITMSAQTALRESIGRHMLTEMLTDREVLGKELQRILDEKTNPWGVTVQSVEIRDVQIPQELQDAMSREAQAQRERHARIILGTAETEISEKFAVAAEHYRDNPIALQLRAMNMLYEAIKEKGSMVIVPSSAVETMGLGGVMGTSALARGAGDPGAVK; encoded by the coding sequence ATGTTTCCCAAGGGTTTCTCGGTAAACACCGGCAGTTCCAGCGTCGTCCGGGCGCAGCCCGTGAGCAGCATCGGGGCGACTGTGTTTGCTATTTGCGTACTCATCGGCGTCGCCCTCGGCGCCTCACTCAAGATGCCGCTGGTGGTCCTCGCCTTCGTGCTGTTAGGCATCTATTTCCTCTTTGCCATCAAGGTGGCGCAGCAGTGGGAGCGGGTGGCCGTCATGCGCCTGGGCAAGTACCAGGGGTTGAAGGGGCCCGGGATCTTCACGATCGTCCCCATCGTCGACGAGTTGAGCGACTTCATCGACCAGCGCATCCGGGTCACGGATGTGAAGGCGGAGTCCTCGCTGACTCGTGACGCGGTGCCGGTGTTTGTGGATGCGATCGTGTTCTGGGTGGTGTGGAACGCCGAGAAGTCGATTCTGGAAGTGGAGAACTTCTTCAGCGCCATCACGATGAGCGCCCAGACGGCGCTGCGCGAATCGATTGGCCGGCACATGCTGACGGAGATGCTGACGGACCGGGAGGTGCTGGGCAAGGAGTTGCAGCGGATCCTGGACGAGAAGACGAACCCGTGGGGGGTGACGGTGCAGAGCGTGGAGATCCGGGATGTGCAGATCCCGCAGGAGCTGCAGGACGCCATGTCGAGGGAAGCGCAGGCGCAGCGGGAGCGGCACGCCCGCATCATCCTGGGCACGGCCGAGACGGAGATCTCAGAGAAGTTCGCGGTGGCGGCGGAGCACTATCGCGACAACCCCATCGCGCTGCAATTGCGTGCCATGAACATGCTGTACGAGGCGATCAAGGAGAAAGGCTCCATGGTGATTGTGCCCTCGTCAGCCGTCGAGACCATGGGCCTGGGCGGCGTGATGGGCACCTCGGCGCTGGCCCGCGGGGCCGGAGATCCAGGCGCCGTGAAGTAA
- a CDS encoding magnesium transporter MgtE N-terminal domain-containing protein encodes MAENILYLTELLGLKVYDLKRRVLGRVRDAALVPVVHPVRIERILLSGGGGYTWVSVRYDQIESITLDGIYLSDEHLIPYHEDEYVLRLVRDLLDQQIIDAQGRKVVRVTDITFDIRREALRDVLHVLEVDIGVRSVFRRLVQGVLPRRIVRKLQHYIPVNSIRWELCNILEPDPQRRLRLNIDLTLLEEMHPADLADIVEELSPEDREAIFEAIDTEAAAEALSEMEPDIQAQIIESLETEKAADILEEMDPDEAADVLSELGKETSEEILEEMEGEPKAEVEELLEYDDDTAGGMMNTAFVAVHEDGTVADALEALRRQQELADTLNTIFLTDLDERLKAALPVARVFLSRPTRKLSELVQDDVIKVPVKEKANRIIELFDKYNLLTLPVVDEEGRMAGVVTADDIISVLRQH; translated from the coding sequence ATGGCGGAAAACATTCTCTATCTCACAGAACTGCTTGGGCTGAAGGTCTATGATCTGAAGCGCCGAGTGCTGGGACGCGTGCGCGATGCCGCGCTTGTGCCCGTGGTGCATCCGGTCCGCATTGAACGCATTCTGCTGAGCGGCGGTGGTGGTTATACGTGGGTCTCGGTCCGCTACGACCAGATCGAATCGATCACCCTGGACGGCATCTATCTCAGCGACGAGCACCTCATTCCGTATCACGAGGACGAGTATGTGCTGCGGCTGGTGCGCGACCTGCTGGACCAGCAGATCATCGATGCCCAGGGCCGTAAAGTGGTCCGTGTCACCGACATCACGTTCGATATCCGGCGCGAAGCCCTGCGCGACGTGCTGCATGTGCTGGAAGTCGACATCGGCGTGCGCAGCGTCTTCCGGCGGCTGGTGCAGGGCGTCCTGCCGCGGCGGATTGTCAGGAAGCTACAGCACTATATCCCGGTGAATTCGATCCGCTGGGAGCTGTGCAACATCCTGGAGCCGGATCCGCAGCGCCGCCTGCGGCTGAACATCGACCTCACGCTGCTGGAGGAGATGCACCCGGCCGACCTGGCCGACATCGTCGAGGAACTGAGCCCCGAAGACCGCGAAGCGATCTTTGAAGCCATCGACACCGAGGCCGCCGCGGAAGCGCTCTCGGAGATGGAGCCCGACATCCAGGCCCAGATCATCGAGTCCCTGGAAACCGAGAAGGCCGCCGATATTCTCGAGGAGATGGACCCCGACGAGGCCGCCGACGTGCTTTCCGAACTGGGCAAGGAGACCTCTGAGGAGATCCTGGAGGAGATGGAAGGCGAGCCGAAGGCCGAGGTGGAGGAACTGCTCGAGTACGACGACGACACGGCCGGCGGCATGATGAACACCGCGTTCGTGGCCGTGCACGAGGACGGCACCGTCGCTGATGCGCTGGAGGCCCTGCGGCGCCAGCAGGAGCTCGCCGACACCCTCAACACGATTTTCCTGACGGATCTGGACGAAAGGCTGAAGGCGGCGCTGCCGGTGGCGCGGGTCTTCCTGTCGCGCCCGACGCGAAAGCTCAGCGAGCTGGTGCAGGACGATGTGATCAAAGTGCCGGTCAAGGAAAAGGCGAACCGGATCATCGAGCTGTTCGACAAGTACAACCTGCTGACTCTGCCCGTGGTGGACGAAGAAGGACGCATGGCCGGCGTAGTCACGGCCGACGACATCATCTCAGTGCTGAGGCAGCACTGA
- a CDS encoding NRAMP family divalent metal transporter, whose protein sequence is MQLLRRLKYHILIFFSVIGPGFITAMVDNDAGGIFTYSQAGAKYGYLPLWTLAPITLLLIVTQEMGSRMGAVTGKGLSDLIREEFGLRTTFLMMAVLVLANLTNVMANFAGIASALEMFHVSRFISVPIAAIGVWLLIVKGTYERVEKVFLFATALYVCYIFSGILVKPDWKEAAINSVKPVLMFDEGYLTMLIGMVGTSVAPWMQFYLQAAVVEKGITAKDYAESRIEVIVGCIAMSVIAFFIIVACAGAIHTVKPRDITDATDAAKGLAPFGQYAVLLFCAGLFNASIFAACIQPLSTAYTVCEGMGFESGVNKRFSEAPIFYWLFTLLIVIGAGVVLLPDFPLVKMILMSQVLNGALLPFVLIFMILLINKERLMKKWKNSTMFNVVGWLSVILMIGLTSALVLLSIRDIMSNH, encoded by the coding sequence ATGCAATTGCTGCGGCGGCTGAAGTATCACATCCTGATCTTCTTCTCGGTCATTGGGCCGGGCTTCATCACCGCCATGGTCGACAACGACGCCGGCGGCATCTTCACTTACTCCCAGGCCGGCGCCAAGTATGGGTACCTGCCGCTGTGGACGCTGGCTCCGATCACGCTGCTGCTCATCGTCACCCAGGAGATGGGCTCGCGCATGGGCGCGGTCACCGGCAAAGGCCTCTCTGACCTGATCAGGGAAGAGTTCGGATTGCGTACGACGTTCCTGATGATGGCGGTGCTGGTGCTGGCCAACCTCACCAACGTGATGGCCAACTTTGCCGGTATCGCCAGCGCCCTGGAGATGTTCCACGTCAGCCGCTTCATCTCCGTACCCATCGCCGCCATCGGGGTCTGGCTGCTGATTGTAAAGGGGACGTATGAACGCGTTGAGAAGGTCTTCCTCTTCGCCACGGCCCTGTATGTCTGCTATATCTTCTCCGGCATCCTGGTGAAGCCCGACTGGAAGGAAGCCGCGATCAACAGCGTCAAGCCGGTGCTGATGTTCGACGAAGGCTACCTCACGATGCTGATCGGCATGGTCGGGACCTCGGTGGCGCCCTGGATGCAGTTCTACCTGCAGGCGGCCGTTGTCGAGAAGGGCATTACGGCCAAGGATTACGCCGAGAGCCGGATCGAGGTGATTGTCGGCTGCATCGCCATGTCGGTGATCGCGTTCTTCATCATCGTGGCGTGCGCCGGCGCCATCCACACCGTCAAACCGCGCGACATCACCGACGCCACTGACGCGGCCAAAGGACTCGCTCCCTTCGGCCAGTACGCGGTGCTGCTCTTCTGCGCCGGCCTGTTCAACGCCTCTATCTTCGCCGCCTGCATCCAGCCGCTCTCCACGGCCTATACGGTGTGCGAGGGCATGGGCTTCGAATCCGGCGTCAACAAGCGCTTCAGCGAGGCGCCCATTTTCTACTGGCTCTTCACCCTGCTGATCGTCATTGGAGCCGGGGTGGTGCTGCTGCCCGATTTCCCGCTGGTCAAGATGATTCTCATGAGCCAGGTGCTGAACGGGGCGCTGCTGCCGTTCGTGCTGATCTTTATGATCCTGCTGATCAACAAAGAGCGGCTGATGAAGAAATGGAAGAACAGCACCATGTTCAACGTGGTGGGCTGGCTTTCGGTCATTCTGATGATCGGCCTGACCAGCGCTTTGGTGCTGCTGAGCATCCGCGATATCATGTCAAACCACTAA
- a CDS encoding DUF5995 family protein: MPCTTIDEVLASLDAIIHSPEASTSCIGYFPALYRKVTAQVKIGIASGRFQDGPRMERMDVAFANRYLDAYECWRSGRPVTGSWRAAFEAAQRWKPTILQHLLAGMNAHINLDLGIAAAEICTLDDIEALRHDFDEINNILFAMVQEVTDCIGSVSPWMWILDKLGGRTDDKLIEFSIWRARAVAWQNATGLVRLDKDGLAARVVEIDDFVEGLGRFMLKPGPMMRLGLFLIRLREPNDPRKVLAAFC, encoded by the coding sequence ATGCCCTGCACCACCATCGACGAAGTCCTGGCGTCGCTCGACGCCATCATCCATTCGCCCGAGGCCTCCACTTCCTGCATCGGCTACTTCCCGGCGCTCTACCGGAAGGTGACGGCGCAGGTCAAGATTGGTATTGCGAGCGGGCGCTTCCAGGACGGTCCGCGCATGGAGCGGATGGATGTCGCCTTCGCCAACCGCTATCTGGACGCCTATGAGTGCTGGCGCAGCGGCCGCCCGGTTACGGGCTCCTGGCGCGCGGCGTTCGAGGCCGCCCAGCGCTGGAAGCCGACGATTCTGCAGCACCTGCTGGCCGGCATGAACGCGCACATCAACCTGGACCTGGGGATCGCGGCGGCGGAGATCTGCACGCTGGACGATATCGAGGCCCTGCGTCACGACTTCGACGAGATCAACAACATCCTGTTCGCCATGGTGCAGGAGGTGACGGATTGCATCGGCAGCGTCTCGCCGTGGATGTGGATCCTGGACAAGCTGGGGGGCCGTACGGACGACAAGCTGATCGAGTTCTCCATCTGGCGCGCCCGGGCGGTCGCGTGGCAGAACGCCACCGGGCTGGTACGGCTGGACAAGGACGGCCTGGCCGCGCGGGTCGTTGAGATCGATGATTTTGTGGAAGGCCTGGGCCGGTTCATGCTGAAACCCGGCCCAATGATGCGCCTGGGGCTGTTTTTGATCCGACTGCGCGAGCCGAACGACCCGCGCAAGGTGTTAGCGGCGTTCTGCTGA
- a CDS encoding N(4)-(beta-N-acetylglucosaminyl)-L-asparaginase, whose amino-acid sequence MRRRDWLLSSAALPMAAQAMQSAPKNIVISSANGMLACERAIAVIQRGGDTLEAVVQGVTTVEDDPNDTSVGYGGLPNEEGVVELDACVMHGPTGRAGSVASVRNIKNVARLAKMVMENTDHVMLAGEGATRFAKAWGIPEINLLTEKARLAWMTWKQSLRDADNNNNWTDGLDAPEKKGTAMLREMFPHATDDDFEWARWMAKHPTTGTINCLALNTKGEMSGTTTTSGLAWKIPGRVGDSPIVGAGCFVDQEVGAAGSTGRGEENIRIAGAHTIVENMRHGMSPADACMDALKRIAKNYENDEKKLDRFDINFYALRKDGVHAGASLWNGRIRRDGYMASFEYAVNDGGGQSRKEKCVYLLERKKG is encoded by the coding sequence ATGCGGAGACGGGATTGGTTGTTGTCGAGCGCCGCCTTACCGATGGCAGCGCAGGCGATGCAGAGCGCGCCGAAGAACATTGTGATCTCGAGCGCAAACGGGATGCTGGCCTGTGAACGGGCCATTGCCGTGATCCAACGGGGCGGCGACACGTTGGAAGCGGTGGTGCAGGGCGTCACTACCGTCGAAGACGACCCGAACGACACCAGCGTGGGCTACGGCGGATTGCCCAACGAAGAGGGCGTGGTGGAGCTGGACGCCTGCGTGATGCACGGTCCCACCGGCCGCGCTGGTTCCGTAGCCAGCGTCCGCAACATTAAGAACGTCGCCCGGCTGGCCAAGATGGTGATGGAAAATACCGACCACGTCATGCTGGCCGGCGAGGGCGCTACCCGGTTTGCCAAAGCCTGGGGCATCCCCGAGATCAACCTGCTCACCGAGAAGGCCCGTCTGGCGTGGATGACGTGGAAACAGTCGTTGCGGGATGCCGACAACAACAACAACTGGACCGACGGCCTCGACGCTCCGGAGAAGAAGGGAACTGCGATGCTGCGGGAGATGTTCCCGCACGCCACCGACGACGACTTCGAGTGGGCGCGCTGGATGGCGAAGCACCCCACCACGGGCACCATCAACTGCCTGGCGCTGAACACCAAGGGCGAGATGTCGGGCACGACCACCACCAGCGGGCTGGCGTGGAAGATTCCGGGCCGCGTGGGCGATTCCCCCATCGTCGGCGCGGGCTGCTTTGTCGACCAGGAAGTGGGCGCGGCCGGCTCCACCGGACGCGGCGAGGAAAACATCCGCATTGCCGGAGCCCACACCATCGTCGAGAATATGCGCCACGGCATGTCCCCCGCGGACGCCTGCATGGACGCCCTCAAGCGGATCGCGAAGAACTATGAGAACGACGAGAAGAAGCTCGACCGGTTCGACATCAACTTCTACGCCCTGAGGAAGGATGGCGTCCACGCCGGAGCATCGCTCTGGAACGGCCGCATCCGCCGTGACGGCTACATGGCGTCGTTCGAATACGCGGTAAACGACGGCGGCGGCCAGTCGCGCAAAGAGAAGTGCGTCTATCTGCTGGAACGCAAGAAGGGCTGA
- the aroA gene encoding 3-phosphoshikimate 1-carboxyvinyltransferase yields the protein MREIITPGGALEGTVRLPGDKSISHRYGMLAAVAEGVSTIHNYSSGADCHSTLGCVRSLGIEVEIDGRQVKVHGRGIHGWQAPATDLDAGNSGSTIRMISGLLAGQPFTSRLIGDESLSQRPMQRIMGPLTQMGATLTARDGKFPPLEIQGADLQPIDYTLPVASAQVKSCVLLAGLTANGETTVHESATTRDHTEVALREFGVDIETGRGWARVKGPARLEARELTVPGDISSAAFFLVAGAIVPGSKLVLQDVGLNPTRATLIEFLVSTGVDVKILDMRMSNGEPRGDLLVQGSQLKGGLIEKQWAAALIDEIPVLAILGAVSSEGLTVRDASELRIKESDRIETVATNLRKMGVTIETTPDGFYIPGGQTFHSAEVESYHDHRIAMAFAVASLRADGPVAINGSEAASVSFPEFWSTLRGIIS from the coding sequence ATGAGAGAAATCATCACCCCGGGCGGCGCCCTGGAAGGCACAGTCCGCCTGCCCGGCGACAAGTCCATCTCGCATCGTTACGGCATGCTGGCGGCGGTCGCCGAAGGCGTCTCCACGATTCACAACTACTCTTCCGGCGCCGACTGCCATTCCACGCTGGGCTGCGTCCGCTCCCTCGGCATCGAGGTCGAGATCGACGGCCGCCAGGTGAAGGTCCACGGCCGCGGCATCCACGGCTGGCAGGCTCCGGCCACCGACCTGGACGCGGGCAACTCCGGCTCCACGATCCGCATGATCTCCGGCCTGCTGGCCGGGCAGCCCTTCACCAGCCGGCTGATCGGCGACGAGAGCCTGTCGCAGCGCCCCATGCAGCGCATCATGGGCCCGCTCACCCAGATGGGCGCCACGCTGACCGCCCGCGACGGCAAGTTTCCGCCGCTGGAGATCCAGGGCGCGGACTTGCAGCCGATTGACTACACCCTGCCCGTCGCCAGCGCACAGGTGAAGAGCTGCGTGCTGCTCGCGGGGCTGACCGCGAACGGCGAAACCACGGTCCACGAATCCGCCACCACGCGGGACCACACCGAAGTGGCGCTGCGCGAGTTCGGGGTCGACATCGAGACCGGCCGCGGCTGGGCGCGCGTCAAAGGGCCAGCCCGCCTGGAAGCCCGCGAACTCACCGTCCCTGGGGATATCTCCTCCGCCGCCTTCTTCCTCGTCGCGGGCGCGATTGTGCCCGGCTCCAAGCTCGTGCTGCAGGACGTGGGCCTGAACCCGACGCGCGCAACGTTGATCGAGTTCCTGGTCTCCACGGGCGTCGACGTCAAGATCCTCGACATGCGCATGAGCAACGGCGAGCCGCGCGGCGACCTGCTGGTGCAGGGTTCCCAGCTCAAGGGCGGCCTGATCGAGAAGCAGTGGGCCGCGGCCCTGATCGACGAGATCCCGGTGCTGGCCATCCTGGGCGCCGTCAGTTCGGAAGGCCTGACGGTGCGCGATGCTTCCGAGCTCCGCATCAAGGAGTCCGACCGGATCGAGACGGTCGCCACCAACCTGCGCAAGATGGGGGTGACCATCGAAACCACCCCGGACGGGTTCTACATCCCCGGCGGCCAGACGTTCCACTCGGCGGAAGTGGAGAGCTATCACGACCACCGCATCGCCATGGCGTTCGCCGTTGCCTCTTTGCGCGCCGACGGCCCTGTGGCTATCAATGGATCGGAAGCGGCGTCGGTGAGTTTCCCCGAATTCTGGAGTACACTGCGAGGGATCATTTCTTGA
- a CDS encoding sensor histidine kinase, whose amino-acid sequence MSRAAEPSVVDDPNPTPDLTLAGLVHDLNNVFETISEAAELVSGDPQSRALAQAIHRSVDRGRRIVGLYVDQSRSGPELDLVVERAATFLQDFLTHLPGTKVKVIRKVPAGIRLQGEPSDWERVFMNLFLNAAQAMKENGGGEIEVVAQAADGSVELRVSDNGPGIPDAILGKIFKPRFSTRSKHGGLGLHIVHTITQQCGGSVKAENRKDSAGALFTITAPVA is encoded by the coding sequence TTGAGCCGCGCGGCGGAGCCCTCCGTGGTGGATGATCCGAATCCTACTCCAGACCTGACACTGGCCGGACTGGTCCACGATCTCAACAATGTGTTCGAGACCATCTCCGAGGCGGCGGAGCTCGTCTCCGGTGATCCGCAGTCGCGCGCGCTGGCCCAGGCCATTCATCGCAGTGTCGACCGGGGCCGCCGCATCGTCGGCCTCTATGTCGACCAGAGCCGCTCGGGCCCGGAGCTCGATCTCGTGGTGGAGCGCGCCGCCACGTTCCTGCAGGACTTCCTCACCCACCTGCCGGGCACCAAGGTAAAGGTGATTCGCAAGGTGCCCGCCGGCATCCGCCTGCAGGGGGAGCCCAGCGACTGGGAGCGTGTCTTCATGAACCTGTTCCTGAACGCGGCCCAGGCGATGAAGGAGAATGGCGGAGGGGAGATCGAGGTCGTCGCCCAGGCGGCCGATGGCTCAGTGGAGTTGCGCGTCTCAGACAACGGGCCGGGCATTCCCGACGCCATCCTGGGCAAGATCTTCAAGCCGCGCTTCTCCACTCGCAGCAAACACGGCGGCCTGGGGCTCCATATTGTGCACACCATCACACAGCAGTGCGGCGGTAGCGTGAAGGCCGAGAATCGAAAGGACTCCGCCGGAGCGCTTTTCACGATCACCGCGCCCGTCGCCTGA